Proteins encoded by one window of Labrus bergylta chromosome 2, fLabBer1.1, whole genome shotgun sequence:
- the adamts13 gene encoding A disintegrin and metalloproteinase with thrombospondin motifs 13 — translation MVFMTLLCLLLLWPGCAALLTSPLDEPFHHSTSQTDIVSSPGSSPDASEIVRLRRSALMPDITHLELLVVVGPDVQQFHKQDTERYILTNLNIASELLRDMTLGANMRVHLVRMIILTEPEPEIQMSPNITSSLRSVCDWGRRINPLNDSDPLHADLLLYITRYDLVLPNGNKQVRGVTQLGGACSSDWSCVITEDTGFDLGITITHEIGHSLGINHDGVGNTCSRSGFMMASDGGYNSVDLTWSPCSRWQLLTFFSEGKAECVKDLPALGGSLQDWKPGLYYGVDDQCRIAFGSSAKACSFTSSDLPACRALSCHTNPDDDSSCKRLLVPLLDGTECAPNQWCLRGRCVSLDELSSSVVVHGSWSSWSEFTSCSRTCGGGVTHRTRKCNNPRPAFGGNDCTGPDIEAELCHQQPCERSQLDFMAEQCSQTDPHPLYLQPNTASFYTWIPAVGFAKGDEQCRFMCQSEGENFMVSRGSQFVDGTRCESDSPPPFGSTTACLKGKCQLFGCDGVLLSGKVRDVCGVCGGDGSTCSLTSDSYTGGQAREYTNFLSLPVNATQVHIVNMAPLFTHMAVIVGDGYIVSGRGSMALNMTHPSQLDDNRLEYLLHLTPDLLPEMEELLLPGPLQEEINIQVYRKYGKEYGEKTNPNISYQFYTPARKRDLTDDTPKGKWALITTPCPVSCGSGIQKHVYVCVGEDTNKQLEEQNCESPSPPPPPHTTCQLSPCPPRWETGMFGPCSASCGGGERVRPVRCVQRDGADVVTVPASECATDAAPNTVEKCNRQHCPARWHVSEPGECLAVCGPGEAKRIVSCVRPEDGHDVEVDQSFCSKLIKPSDSVPCVVDVCPIGWESTGEEDQPMMKSGLLPHPRLAPVYVWSPGISQCSKSCDNGTLQVWFSCVEHQTRLGVPDFHCDASSKPPPHSETCNTSPCPPMWRSKQGVCSVTCGGGAANRVQYCARETEEEEVVVEDWECSDFPKPAAVVSCNTHSCPARWKVFRTSPCSVSCGLGVAQRTVSCVQFLHSKESVVPEENCHAAVKPAITVPCLVQVCTFRWEVKPWSQCSVLCGYGIQSRAVSCMGPSNPEPLSPLFCMHMPKPITIQGCNMDSCGDVPHTSDVTTAGQTEEKANISEQGQLPSPSPTETVTQTTTTVPMSQPRACGQLLLEESGTVDLRNISGRCIVSIGRPLDEVIHLKVESASLNCRKKEFVAFFDSLAFVKKCEQVAGSELTTRTNVLLVRQSLLTSGIGVVFTYTSQKNTKKSHHQDCDIQLFSPSGVFENPTTSSTNHTCRVLINAPPAVKIRIQALHIGLVFNSTNSQSTFIMIRDRDVLKTNVFKGQQLFQWHSSGNMAEIEFHGEYLRSKGSFRAEYSFMLL, via the exons GCCTCAGAGCTGCTGAGAGACATGACCCTAGGTGCCAACATGAGGGTGCACCTGGTCCGCATGATCATCCTGACAGAGCCTGAG CCAGAGATCCAAATGTCCCCCAACATTACCTCATCTCTcagaagtgtgtgtgactgggGCCGAAGGATAAACCCCTTAAATGATTCTGACCCTCTACATGCTGATCTTCTGTTGTATATCACaag GTACGACCTGGTGCTGCCTAATGGGAATAAGCAGGTCAGAGGTGTAACACAGCTGGGCGGGGCTTGTTCCAGTGATTGGAGCTGTGTGATCACAGAGGACACCGGCTTTGACCTCGGGATCACCATCACTCATGAAATTGGTCACAG TTTGGGAATAAACCATGACGGAGTGGGAAACACCTGCAGCAGGAGCGGCTTCATGATGGCCTCTGACGGCGGATACAACAGTGTGGATCTGACCTGGTCCCCCTGCAGCAGATGGCAGCTGCTCACATTCTTCAG tGAGGGGAAAGCCGAGTGTGTAAAGGACCTGCCTGCACTGGGTGGCTCCCTACAGGACTGGAAACCTGGTCTCTATTATGGAGTTGATGATCAGTGCCGGATAGCTTTTGGAAGCTCTGCCAAAGCCTGCTCTTTCACCAGCTCTGACCTG CCAGCATGTCGTGCTCTGTCCTGTCACACAAACCCTGATGATGACAGCTCCTGCAAACGTCTCCTGGTCCCACTGCTGGACGGGACAGAGTGTGCCCCTAATCAA TGGTGTCTGAGGGGGCGTTGTGTGTCCTTAGATGAGCTCAGCTCGTCTGTGGTGGTGCACGGCTCCTGGTCCAGCTGGTCGGAGTTCACCTCCTGCTCACGGACGTGTGGTGGGGGAGTCACTCATCGGACACGAAAGTGCAATAACCCTAG ACCTGCTTTTGGAGGGAATGACTGTACGGGGCCAGATATTGAGGCTGAACTTTGTCACCAGCAG cCATGTGAGCGCTCCCAGTTGGATTTCATGGCGGAGCAGTGTTCCCAAACAGACCCCCACCCTCTCTACCTGCAACCAAACACAGCCTCCTTCTACACTTGGATCCCTGCTGTGGGCTTTGCTAAAG GGGATGAACAGTGCAGATTCATGTGCCAGTCTGAGGGAGAAAACTTCATGGTGAGCCGAGGCTCTCAGTTTGTAGACGGGACTCGCTGTGAGTCCGACAGCCCGCCTCCTTTTGGCTCCACAACTGCTTGTCTAAAAGGGAAATGCCAG CTGTTTGGCTGTGATGGTGTGCTGCTCTCTGGGAAAGTGAGGGatgtgtgtggagtgtgtggTGGAGATGGATCGACCTGCAGTTTGACCTCTGACTCCTACACTGGTGGTCAGGCGAGAG AGTACACCAACTTCCTCTCTCTGCCAGTGAACGCCACACAGGTTCATATTGTCAACATGGCACCCCTCTTCACCCACATGG CTGTAATAGTTGGGGATGGGTACATTGTGTCTGGAAGGGGCAGCATGGCACTGAATATGACCCACCCCTCCCAACTGGATGATAACCGCCTGGAGTACCTCCTCCACCTGACCCCTGACCTTTTGCCTGAGATGGAGGAGCTGTTGCTGCCTGGGCCGCTGCAGGAGGAGATAAACATACAG GTTTACCGCAAGTATGGTAAAGAATATGGAGAGAAAACGAATCCAAACATTAGCTACCAGTTCTACACACCTGCCAGAAAACGTGATTTGACAGACGACACACCTAAAGGGAAATGGGCTCTCATCACAACACCCTGCCCTGTCTCCTGTGGGTCAG gtatCCAGAAgcatgtttatgtctgtgtgggTGAAGATACCAACAAGCAGTTGGAGGAGCAAAACTGTGAATCCCcttctccaccaccaccacctcacaCAACCTGTCAGCTCTCACCCTGTCCCCCCAG GTGGGAAACAGGGATGTTTGGGCCCTGCAGCGCCTCCTGTGGTGGAGGAGAACGAGTGCGtcctgtgagatgtgttcagagAGACGGAGCTGATGTGGTAACAGTTCCTGCCTCTGAATGTGCGACCGATGCTGCTCCAAATACTGTTGAAAAATGTAACCGGCAACACTGTCCTGCAAG ATGGCATGTGTCAGAGCCTGGTGAATGTTTAGCAGTGTGCGGGCCAGGAGAAGCAAAACGCATTGTGTCTTGTGTGCGGCCAGAAGACGGCCATGATGTCGAAGTGGATCAGAGTTTTTGTTCAAAGCTGATCAAACCATCGGATTCTGTGCCCTGTGTGGTGGATGTTTGCCCAATTGGATGGGAATCTACAGGCGAG GAGGATCAGCCCATGATGAAGTCTGGTTTGTTGCCACATCCCAGACTGGCTCCTGTGTACGTGTGGAGTCCTGGGATCAGTCAGTGCTCGAAGTCCTGTGATAAcg GAACCCTGCAGGTGTGGTTTTCCTGTGTGGAGCACCAGACCAGACTGGGGGTCCCTGACTTCCACTGTGATGCTTCTTCCAAACCTCCACCTCATTCTGAGACCTGCAACACATCTCCCTGCCCTCCAAT GTGGCGCTCTAAGCAAGGAGTCTGCAGTGTAACGTGTGGAGGAGGGGCGGCCAACAGAGTGCAGTACTGTGCtagagaaacagaagaagaggaggtagTGGTGGAGGATTGGGAGTGCAGTGACTTTCCCAAACCTGCAGCAGTGGTttcatgtaacacacacagctgtccaGCAAG GTGGAAGGTATTCAGGACGTCGCCCTGCTCTGTGTCCTGCGGTCTGGGTGTAGCTCAGAGGACTGTGTCATGTGTCCAGTTCCTCCACAGTAAAGAGAGTGTGGTGCCGGAGGAGAACTGCCATGCAGCTGTCAAACCAGCAATCACAGTGCCCTGCCTGGTGCAGGTCTGCACCTTCAGGTGGGAGGTGAAACCCTGGAGCCAG TGTTCAGTACTCTGTGGGTATGGGATCCAGTCCAGAGCTGTCTCCTGCATGGGCCCCTCTAACCCAGAGCCCCTCAGCCCTCTGTTCTGCATGCACATGCCAAAGCCCATCACTATCCAGGGCTGCAACATGGACAGCTGTGGAGACGTGCCACACACCTCAGATGTCACCACTGCAGGGCAAACTGAAGAGAAGGCTAACATTTCAGAGCAGGGCCAACTTCCTTCTCCAAGTCCAACAGAGACCGTCACACAGACCACAACAACTGTCCCAATGTCTCAACCAC GTGCATGTGGACAGTTGCTCCTGGAAGAATCGGGCACTGTGGACTTAAGAAATATAAGTGGTCGCTGTATTGTCTCCATTGGTCGACCCCTGGATGAGGTCATTCATCTAAAAGTGGAATCGGCCTCCTTGAACTGCAGGAAAA aGGAGTTTGTTGCATTTTTTGACAGCCTGGCATTTGTGAAAAAGTGTGAACAGGTAGCAGGGAGTGAACTGACCACCAGAACCAACGTCTTGCTGGTGCGTCAAAGTTTGCTCACCTCTGGGATCGGGGTCGTGTTCACCTACAcctcacagaaaaacacaaagaagagcCACCATCAGG ACTGTGACATTCAGCTGTTTTCCCCGAGCGGTGTCTTTGAGAATCCGACAACGTCCAGCACCAACCACACCTGTCGAGTCCTCATCAACGCCCCTCCCGCAGTGAAGATCAGAATCCAAGCCCTGCACATAGGATTAGTATTCAACTCCACAAACTCCCAATCTACATTTATAATG ATCCGGGACAGGGATGTGTTGAAGACAAATGTGTTCAAAGGCCAGCAGCTGTTTCAGTGGCATTCGTCTGGAAATATGGCAGAGATTGAATTTCACGGAGAATACCTGCGTTCCAAAGGGAGTTTCAGAGCTGAATATTCCTTTATGCTTCTGTAA